In a genomic window of Desulfovibrio sp. JC022:
- a CDS encoding efflux RND transporter periplasmic adaptor subunit, with translation MKRLIIISMLVLGFALTGCKEKPAPVQEILRPVKTMQVGEGVSGRLWVFSGTAEDALQSDLSFRVGGKITSFPGDQIGRKFRAGEVIARLDPADYELEVRQAESNLEQVRANYVRAKADVKRVSQLFERKVVSKSELDQSDADFKSYQAQLNASAKKLDIARKRLRYTTLKAPFDGWVGAVAVNVHQNVQSGQKVIGFNAGKQMKMYISLPDTLISSVREGENVQVTFDALPGKVMKGVIMEVGIGTNEGSSYPVKVYLDNSEKLVRSGMSGNVRFAGRSAGTNVNIFVAPSAIVGNPDGSKHVWIVEDGSVVKRRDVEVGNISSKGVLIKNGLKSGEVVVTRGVHSLKDGLKVRNVGGLS, from the coding sequence ATGAAAAGATTAATAATTATTTCAATGTTGGTACTCGGTTTTGCCTTAACCGGGTGCAAGGAAAAGCCCGCTCCGGTGCAGGAGATTCTGCGTCCGGTAAAGACCATGCAGGTCGGAGAAGGAGTTTCCGGCAGGCTGTGGGTTTTCTCCGGTACTGCCGAGGATGCTTTGCAGTCCGACCTATCCTTTCGCGTGGGCGGAAAGATAACTTCTTTTCCCGGTGACCAGATTGGCCGTAAATTCCGTGCCGGTGAGGTTATTGCCCGCCTTGATCCTGCTGATTACGAGCTTGAGGTTCGTCAGGCTGAGTCTAATCTGGAGCAGGTCCGCGCAAATTATGTTCGTGCCAAGGCAGACGTAAAGCGTGTCAGCCAGCTTTTCGAGCGCAAGGTTGTTTCCAAGTCCGAGCTTGATCAGTCTGATGCGGATTTTAAATCATATCAAGCCCAGCTTAACGCTTCAGCTAAGAAACTTGATATTGCCCGCAAACGTCTGCGCTATACCACACTCAAGGCTCCCTTTGACGGCTGGGTCGGTGCGGTTGCCGTGAATGTGCACCAGAACGTGCAGTCCGGCCAGAAGGTTATCGGCTTTAATGCCGGTAAACAGATGAAGATGTATATATCCCTGCCTGATACGCTTATTTCATCGGTCAGAGAGGGTGAGAACGTTCAGGTTACTTTTGATGCCCTGCCCGGAAAGGTAATGAAGGGCGTGATCATGGAAGTGGGTATCGGAACCAACGAAGGTTCTTCATACCCGGTCAAGGTGTATCTTGATAATTCCGAGAAACTTGTCCGCAGCGGTATGTCCGGAAATGTGAGATTTGCGGGCCGCTCTGCCGGTACCAATGTAAATATTTTTGTGGCTCCTTCGGCAATTGTGGGCAACCCCGACGGTAGCAAGCATGTCTGGATTGTTGAAGATGGTTCGGTGGTCAAGCGTCGTGATGTTGAAGTTGGGAATATTTCATCCAAGGGCGTTCTGATCAAAAATGGCCTTAAGTCCGGAGAAGTTGTTGTCACCCGTGGTGTCCATTCCCTTAAGGACGGTTTGAAGGTCCGCAATGTCGGGGGGCTGTCGTGA
- a CDS encoding CerR family C-terminal domain-containing protein yields the protein MTVHPKGKTNKARGEETREKLIEVGLRLFAMNGFNGVSMRSLASEAEVNLATVGYHFGGKQGLYEAVLKEIIRFRDEFMPSVDVTQEQVERYKAGEISKEEMVAWFFRSHMEGILADPITIWGIMLINREMAAPSEVYPMLDKEFFEPAINAQNILLEAAMPEGTTHTEIMAVGTAFIGMVLKFVRAKAFTDRVGWDEMTPERIEELIEILSRRVVAFICC from the coding sequence ATGACGGTTCATCCTAAAGGAAAAACAAACAAGGCCCGTGGCGAAGAGACCCGCGAGAAGCTTATTGAAGTAGGTCTGCGGCTTTTTGCCATGAACGGATTCAACGGCGTGAGCATGCGCAGTCTTGCTTCTGAAGCGGAAGTTAATCTGGCTACTGTCGGTTATCATTTCGGCGGTAAACAGGGTCTTTACGAAGCTGTATTAAAGGAGATCATCCGCTTTCGCGATGAATTCATGCCCAGCGTAGATGTCACTCAGGAGCAGGTTGAACGCTATAAAGCAGGTGAAATATCCAAGGAAGAGATGGTGGCCTGGTTTTTTCGTTCTCATATGGAGGGAATTCTCGCTGATCCGATCACCATTTGGGGAATCATGCTCATCAACCGTGAAATGGCCGCCCCCAGCGAAGTTTATCCCATGTTGGATAAAGAGTTTTTTGAACCGGCTATAAATGCCCAGAATATCTTGCTTGAGGCCGCTATGCCCGAAGGAACGACCCACACTGAAATTATGGCAGTGGGTACCGCATTTATCGGCATGGTGCTTAAGTTTGTGAGGGCCAAGGCTTTTACTGACCGGGTGGGCTGGGATGAAATGACCCCGGAGCGAATTGAAGAACTTATAGAAATCCTGTCCAGAAGGGTTGTGGCGTTTATCTGCTGTTAA
- a CDS encoding cysteine hydrolase family protein: MKALLVIDMQKALFAAGNRYDADGVISRINLLIEKARETKIPLIFIRHNSDEDELSINSEGWQILDELDFRKTDIRVEKTCCDSFCNTDLAEKLTDADADELIITGCCTDFCIDSTVRQASSMGYKVIVASDAHTTADKPYLDAETIIKHHNFVWSELYSPHPIEVLPTENILEEI, encoded by the coding sequence ATGAAAGCATTACTGGTCATTGATATGCAGAAAGCATTGTTTGCTGCGGGAAACCGCTATGACGCAGACGGGGTAATCAGCAGGATAAATTTGCTTATAGAAAAAGCACGGGAAACAAAAATTCCGTTAATATTTATTCGTCATAACAGCGATGAAGATGAACTCTCGATAAACTCCGAAGGATGGCAAATACTGGATGAACTGGATTTCAGGAAGACAGATATAAGAGTTGAAAAGACCTGCTGCGATTCATTCTGCAACACTGATCTTGCAGAAAAATTAACTGACGCAGATGCAGACGAGTTAATCATCACCGGATGCTGCACGGATTTCTGCATCGACTCCACCGTCAGACAGGCCTCAAGCATGGGCTACAAAGTGATTGTAGCTTCCGACGCACACACCACAGCAGACAAGCCTTACCTTGACGCTGAAACGATTATCAAACACCACAACTTCGTCTGGTCTGAATTATACAGCCCGCATCCCATTGAGGTACTGCCCACCGAAAATATTCTTGAAGAAATATAA
- a CDS encoding bifunctional (p)ppGpp synthetase/guanosine-3',5'-bis(diphosphate) 3'-pyrophosphohydrolase: MIRINEITDVVSSYIDDPDLDLIQRAYVFSARAHEGQVRLSGEPYLAHPLHVAKILADMRLDEPTVAAGLLHDTVEDTDTTIDEIADLFGEEVADIVDGVTKISMMDFESKAIAKAENIRKMILAMAEDIRVLMVKLADRLHNMRTLDFQKNYKQLLIAQETMDIYSPLANRLGLYMVKRDLEDLCLFYLKPDVYQDITDGLERQHTIGKEYVDNVIGLLNGILDNNELKGTIYGRTKHKYSIHKKMQRQNLSLDQVHDIIAFRVIVDSVKDCYSVLGLVHSMWKPVSGKFKDYISIPKANMYQSLHTTVIGPEGERIEIQIRTEEMQQVAEYGVAAHWQYKESGKSDAKQNRDAERFSWLRQIMDWQRELEDPREFMASLRFDLFNDEVYVFTPAGEIKELPDGATPVDFAYSIHTEVGNHCTGAKVNGRMVQLNSVLKNGDTIEVFTDKKRKPSRDWLKFVKTAKARTRIKHYIRTEERTRSIILAKEMLEKEGRRMNLNVAKAMKDGYFVMLADEFNFGHVDDLLSNIGYSRITPRKVLGRLYAVINEIEGTEEEHKPEQHHEAEEDKSKGAASSIDIEGVDNVLIRFAGCCTPLPGEPIIGYISRGRGVVIHSATCPNIKNLEEERLLNVSWTGGQEESQHPAQIRIRCRNSKGMLAKICTVLTEMDVNIDSGEFKSDLDGSSVLEFTVEVTDLGHLHRSLNKLKTIENVLEATRLS, encoded by the coding sequence ATGATACGCATTAACGAAATCACTGACGTTGTCAGTTCCTATATTGATGATCCTGATCTGGACCTGATCCAGAGGGCTTACGTTTTTTCCGCAAGAGCACATGAGGGGCAGGTGCGTCTTTCCGGCGAACCTTACCTTGCCCATCCGCTGCACGTTGCCAAGATTCTGGCTGACATGCGTCTTGATGAGCCTACTGTCGCCGCAGGGCTGCTGCATGATACAGTCGAAGATACCGACACCACCATTGATGAAATCGCCGATCTTTTCGGGGAAGAGGTGGCTGATATTGTTGACGGTGTGACCAAGATCAGCATGATGGATTTTGAATCCAAGGCCATCGCCAAGGCTGAGAATATCCGTAAGATGATTCTGGCCATGGCTGAGGATATCCGTGTACTCATGGTTAAACTTGCCGACCGTCTGCATAACATGCGTACCCTTGATTTCCAGAAGAATTACAAGCAGCTGCTTATTGCGCAGGAAACCATGGACATTTATTCCCCCCTTGCCAACAGGCTGGGGCTGTACATGGTTAAGCGTGATCTTGAAGATCTCTGTCTTTTTTATCTTAAGCCTGATGTTTATCAGGATATTACCGACGGGCTGGAACGCCAGCATACCATCGGCAAAGAATATGTGGATAATGTCATCGGGCTGTTGAACGGGATCCTTGATAACAACGAGCTTAAGGGAACCATTTACGGGCGTACCAAGCATAAATACAGCATCCATAAGAAGATGCAGCGTCAGAATCTGAGTCTTGATCAGGTTCATGATATTATCGCTTTCCGGGTAATCGTGGATTCTGTGAAGGACTGTTATTCCGTGCTCGGTCTGGTCCATTCCATGTGGAAGCCGGTATCCGGTAAATTCAAGGACTATATTTCCATTCCTAAAGCCAACATGTACCAGTCCCTGCACACCACGGTTATCGGACCGGAAGGGGAGCGCATCGAGATCCAGATCAGGACCGAAGAGATGCAGCAGGTGGCGGAATACGGTGTTGCCGCCCATTGGCAGTACAAAGAATCCGGTAAAAGCGATGCCAAGCAGAACCGTGATGCCGAACGTTTTTCATGGCTGCGTCAGATCATGGATTGGCAGCGGGAACTTGAAGATCCCCGCGAGTTCATGGCTTCGCTCCGTTTCGATCTTTTCAACGACGAGGTCTATGTTTTTACTCCGGCAGGGGAGATTAAAGAGCTGCCCGATGGTGCCACCCCGGTTGATTTTGCTTATTCTATTCATACCGAGGTCGGTAACCACTGCACCGGGGCCAAAGTCAACGGGCGTATGGTCCAGCTTAACTCTGTGCTTAAAAACGGTGATACCATTGAGGTCTTTACAGATAAGAAGCGCAAGCCCAGCCGCGACTGGCTTAAGTTTGTAAAAACAGCCAAGGCCCGGACCCGCATTAAGCATTATATCCGGACTGAGGAGCGGACCCGCTCTATTATCCTTGCCAAGGAAATGCTTGAGAAGGAAGGCCGCCGCATGAATCTTAATGTGGCTAAGGCTATGAAAGACGGTTACTTCGTCATGCTTGCCGATGAGTTCAATTTCGGTCACGTGGATGACCTGCTTTCCAATATCGGCTACTCAAGGATTACCCCGCGCAAGGTTCTGGGGCGTCTTTATGCTGTTATCAATGAAATTGAAGGTACTGAAGAAGAGCACAAACCGGAACAGCATCATGAGGCCGAAGAAGACAAGAGCAAGGGCGCGGCAAGTTCCATTGATATTGAAGGTGTGGACAATGTCCTGATTCGCTTTGCGGGTTGCTGTACTCCGCTTCCGGGTGAGCCTATCATCGGTTACATCAGCCGTGGGCGTGGGGTGGTTATCCATTCTGCAACCTGTCCCAATATCAAGAATCTTGAAGAAGAAAGGCTGCTCAATGTTTCATGGACCGGAGGTCAGGAAGAATCCCAGCATCCGGCTCAGATCCGCATCCGTTGCCGTAACAGCAAAGGTATGCTGGCAAAAATCTGTACCGTGCTTACAGAGATGGATGTGAATATTGATTCCGGTGAATTCAAGTCTGATCTTGATGGGAGTTCCGTGTTGGAATTCACCGTGGAAGTCACCGACCTCGGGCATCTGCACCGTTCTTTGAACAAGCTTAAGACCATTGAGAATGTGCTGGAAGCGACACGATTGAGCTGA